In Shewanella sp. VB17, a single genomic region encodes these proteins:
- a CDS encoding HPr family phosphocarrier protein, which produces MHEKIITIMAKHGIHTRPAAMLVKAAKNYECDVIVECNGKQASAKSLFKLQNLGLYHGVTIKIFAVGPEAEHAVEKISELIITLN; this is translated from the coding sequence ATGCATGAAAAAATTATCACTATCATGGCTAAACATGGCATACATACACGACCAGCAGCCATGCTGGTAAAAGCAGCAAAAAACTATGAATGTGATGTGATCGTTGAATGCAACGGCAAGCAAGCCAGTGCTAAAAGTTTATTTAAACTGCAAAATTTAGGCTTATACCATGGGGTGACGATTAAGATTTTTGCTGTAGGACCGGAAGCAGAGCACGCCGTAGAAAAGATATCTGAACTGATAATCACCTTAAACTAA
- a CDS encoding ACT domain-containing protein, which produces MSRMTLAVHSQLYSIHSFSPDANIPPAVFTQEMFFIGKTKDELSVVVPAELKLESIEEESHWRCLEVIGPLGFSMTGILSSVSGTLADANISIFAISTFDTDYILIKKDKLTDAIKALKKKQFQITKY; this is translated from the coding sequence ATGTCAAGAATGACTCTTGCCGTTCATTCTCAACTTTATAGTATTCACAGCTTTAGTCCGGATGCTAACATCCCCCCAGCTGTATTTACTCAAGAGATGTTTTTTATTGGTAAAACAAAAGATGAATTGTCTGTTGTAGTGCCTGCTGAACTCAAACTGGAAAGCATTGAAGAGGAAAGCCATTGGCGCTGTTTAGAAGTGATAGGCCCCCTTGGTTTTTCGATGACAGGTATTCTTTCCAGTGTTTCAGGCACATTAGCAGACGCTAACATCAGCATTTTTGCCATCTCGACTTTTGATACCGACTACATTTTGATCAAAAAAGATAAACTCACTGATGCTATCAAGGCACTAAAAAAGAAACAATTTCAAATCACTAAATATTAA
- a CDS encoding asparagine synthetase B, producing the protein MCGIFITNDPSITQNTLDIIEKTLRFRGPDGSSGLIEHNGWKAYHSRLAIIDIDSGVNQPLIHGDGGLLVFNGEILNFVELGEKYFNKGYKSDTVLLSDLASIGKLNLSELDGFFAFVYIDHQGEMAYCARDRFGVKPLFFHKRDGYITLSSEPNTLQKLFNLSVNDHAIEEYHAVRAPILSGSFFSGIDEVAPAKCLINGEYFNLLTYLDGKYEECDLSRLTMAVEKGITTRQVSDAPIGLLLSRGIDSNLLKELGKFDKYYTIGFKGDEDLEYLRKQNIDNLTIVECSAQQYRTEFERLLALRGEPMSVPNEVLLSIIAKVAASEGIKVLLSGEGADEFFAGYDRIFKWASTVCQFDIDIFLDMYCYIRPVKGSDFYLKMASLFDGLTFVSPFETVRWFFIRYHMPILFRRLDFSLMAAGIEGREPIANMHTFKIAAKLSPDALMGDTLGKTPLRELIAPYKGHQFAFEKKVGFPVDLTAIFDPNGDESSYEIWFKENLRIIK; encoded by the coding sequence ATGTGCGGTATTTTTATTACCAATGATCCATCTATCACTCAAAATACGCTGGATATTATTGAAAAGACATTGAGGTTTCGAGGGCCTGATGGGTCATCGGGTTTGATTGAGCATAATGGTTGGAAGGCATACCATTCTCGATTAGCCATCATTGATATCGACAGTGGGGTTAATCAACCTTTGATCCACGGTGATGGTGGGTTATTAGTGTTTAATGGTGAAATTTTGAATTTCGTCGAACTGGGTGAGAAGTATTTCAACAAGGGCTACAAAAGTGACACTGTTTTATTAAGTGATCTCGCTAGCATCGGCAAGTTAAATTTATCTGAGCTTGATGGTTTTTTTGCTTTTGTGTATATCGATCACCAAGGTGAGATGGCATACTGCGCTCGAGATCGCTTTGGCGTAAAACCGCTTTTTTTCCATAAACGTGATGGTTATATTACCTTATCTTCTGAGCCAAATACGCTGCAAAAACTGTTTAATTTATCGGTGAATGATCATGCGATTGAAGAATATCATGCGGTGAGAGCGCCGATCTTGAGTGGGTCATTTTTTTCGGGAATAGATGAAGTCGCACCAGCCAAATGTTTAATTAATGGTGAGTATTTCAATCTCTTGACGTATTTAGACGGAAAATATGAAGAGTGTGATCTCTCTCGATTAACCATGGCCGTCGAAAAAGGGATCACGACACGGCAAGTATCGGATGCACCCATTGGGTTATTATTAAGCCGAGGGATAGACAGCAACTTACTAAAAGAGCTGGGGAAGTTTGATAAATATTATACCATCGGCTTTAAAGGTGATGAGGATTTAGAATATTTAAGAAAGCAAAATATTGATAACTTGACTATTGTAGAATGCTCTGCACAACAGTACCGAACTGAATTTGAGCGTTTATTAGCGTTACGTGGCGAGCCCATGTCAGTACCTAATGAGGTGTTACTGTCTATCATCGCGAAAGTGGCAGCATCTGAAGGCATAAAAGTACTCTTGTCCGGTGAAGGGGCCGATGAGTTTTTTGCTGGCTATGATCGTATTTTTAAATGGGCAAGTACCGTGTGTCAGTTTGATATTGATATCTTTTTAGACATGTATTGCTATATACGTCCAGTTAAAGGTAGCGACTTTTACCTAAAAATGGCCTCTCTTTTTGATGGATTGACGTTTGTGAGTCCCTTTGAAACGGTGAGGTGGTTCTTTATTCGTTATCATATGCCCATTCTATTTCGTCGCTTAGATTTCTCTTTGATGGCTGCAGGCATAGAAGGGCGTGAGCCGATAGCAAATATGCATACCTTTAAGATTGCTGCCAAGTTATCACCAGATGCATTAATGGGCGATACTTTAGGCAAAACACCTCTTAGAGAGCTTATTGCTCCTTATAAAGGCCATCAATTTGCGTTTGAAAAAAAAGTCGGTTTCCCCGTCGATTTGACCGCCATTTTTGACCCTAATGGTGATGAAAGTTCATATGAGATCTGGTTCAAAGAAAATTTAAGGATAATTAAATGA
- a CDS encoding DUF3334 family protein — protein sequence MTNSLKIVRTDDILMKLCGSVVSVLFKTTDSQVSHAAMVQSISRTGLKPDIGCFSIFDGGFSGLVVINFSGEAALEIYRGYMTHMGMPESEFAKSHISDEVGDVMGELMNQILGDFINKISKQLQTSINQSQPKMLTINKQLTISIDTNLDEAIARRVSFKTQDNHIFYLEFAMDKTEFIQLNEFDEENEFDPDELFAEHSGKKNKAAEAEAKDIAPDPEDDLLNELGI from the coding sequence ATGACAAACTCACTTAAAATTGTTAGAACAGATGATATTTTAATGAAATTGTGTGGATCGGTTGTAAGCGTGTTATTTAAAACAACAGATAGTCAGGTATCCCATGCCGCTATGGTTCAGAGTATTTCTCGTACTGGTTTAAAGCCTGATATAGGATGTTTTTCTATCTTTGATGGTGGGTTCTCTGGTCTGGTCGTGATCAATTTTTCCGGGGAAGCTGCGCTTGAAATTTATCGTGGTTACATGACGCACATGGGAATGCCTGAGTCAGAATTTGCGAAGTCTCACATCTCTGATGAGGTCGGGGATGTTATGGGAGAATTGATGAATCAAATATTAGGTGATTTCATTAATAAGATCAGTAAGCAACTTCAAACGTCAATCAATCAAAGCCAGCCAAAGATGTTAACCATTAACAAGCAATTAACGATATCCATTGATACTAATTTAGATGAAGCAATTGCACGTAGGGTGTCATTTAAAACTCAAGATAATCATATTTTTTATTTAGAATTCGCTATGGATAAAACTGAATTTATTCAATTAAATGAATTTGATGAAGAAAATGAATTTGATCCTGATGAACTTTTTGCAGAGCATAGCGGCAAAAAGAATAAAGCAGCTGAAGCCGAAGCAAAAGATATTGCCCCAGATCCTGAAGATGATCTTTTGAATGAACTGGGGATCTGA
- a CDS encoding PolC-type DNA polymerase III, translating to MITRPANSVIVLDFETTGLSPNQGDRAIEIGAVKLQNGMVVDTFQALMNPGFKISRFIEDYTGISNELLIDAASCETVMDRFADFIQGSNLVAHNASFDKRFLDAELTLINREYTGEFACSMLIARRLYQQAPNHTLGSLVDFNKIENDGVFHRALADSEMTAKLWLTILEDIHTRYFLANPTFKLLQQISKKSKSNVHAFLQNGSHR from the coding sequence ATGATCACACGCCCTGCTAATTCAGTCATCGTACTCGACTTTGAAACCACAGGTCTCTCGCCTAACCAAGGCGATCGTGCTATTGAAATAGGTGCGGTAAAATTACAAAACGGAATGGTCGTCGATACATTTCAAGCATTAATGAACCCAGGTTTTAAGATCAGTCGATTTATCGAAGACTACACAGGAATAAGCAATGAGTTACTCATCGATGCCGCATCTTGTGAGACAGTGATGGATCGTTTTGCCGACTTTATTCAAGGCAGTAACCTGGTAGCACATAATGCTTCATTCGATAAACGATTTCTTGATGCAGAGCTGACATTAATCAATCGTGAATATACAGGAGAGTTTGCCTGCTCAATGCTGATTGCTAGACGTCTCTATCAGCAAGCACCCAACCATACTCTGGGTAGTTTAGTTGACTTTAACAAGATTGAAAATGACGGTGTATTTCACCGCGCGTTAGCCGATTCTGAAATGACAGCTAAGCTTTGGTTAACAATACTTGAAGATATACATACTCGCTACTTTCTTGCCAATCCGACTTTTAAATTATTGCAACAAATATCAAAAAAATCCAAATCAAACGTGCATGCCTTCTTACAAAATGGCTCACACAGATAA
- the fusA gene encoding elongation factor G encodes MTDLSKYRNIGIFAHVDAGKTTTTERILKLTGKIHKIGEVHDGESTTDFMEQEAERGITIQSAAVSCFWKDHRFNVIDTPGHVDFTVEVYRSLKVLDGGIGVFCGSGGVEPQSETNWRYANESEVARIIFVNKLDRMGADFLRVVKQTKDVLAANPLIMVLPIGIEDEFTGVVDLLTRKAYVWDDTGEAENYEITDIPADMLDLVEEYREMLIETALEQDDDLLEAYMEGEEPSLDEIKRCIRKGTRTMEVFPTYCGSAFKNKGMQLLLDAVVDYLPNPVEVDPQPLTDEEGVENGEFAIVDVNAPLKALAFKIMDDRFGALTFVRIYSGRLNKGDTILNSFTGKTERVGRMVEMQADERNELDSAQAGDIIAIVGMKNVQTGHTLCDVKHPCTLEAMVFPEPVISISVTPKDKGGSEKMGIAIGKMIAEDPSFRVETDIDSGETILKGMGELHLDIKVDILKRTYGVDLIVGEPQVAYRETITKEIEDSYTHKKQSGGSGQFGKIDYIIRPGEQNTGFTFSSKVVGGNVPKEFWPAVEKGFASLMDTGPVAGFPVLDVELVLLDGAFHAVDSSAIAFEIAAKGAFRQSMPKAGAQLLEPIMNVDVFSPDDNVGDVIGDLNRRRGMIKDQNAGVTGVRIKADVPLSEMFGYIGSLRTMTSGRGQFSMEFAHYSPCPNSVAEKVITQVKERKAAEAKK; translated from the coding sequence ATGACTGATTTATCAAAGTACAGAAACATTGGTATATTCGCTCACGTTGACGCGGGTAAAACCACGACTACAGAGCGTATTCTTAAGCTTACCGGTAAGATCCACAAGATCGGTGAAGTTCATGACGGTGAATCTACAACAGATTTCATGGAACAAGAAGCTGAACGTGGTATAACCATTCAGTCTGCTGCTGTAAGTTGTTTCTGGAAAGATCACCGTTTTAACGTTATTGATACTCCTGGCCACGTTGACTTTACTGTTGAAGTATACCGTTCACTTAAAGTACTGGACGGCGGTATAGGTGTATTCTGTGGCAGTGGTGGTGTTGAGCCACAATCAGAAACAAACTGGCGTTATGCAAACGAATCAGAAGTTGCGCGTATTATCTTCGTCAATAAATTAGACCGTATGGGTGCTGACTTCCTACGTGTTGTTAAACAAACTAAAGACGTGCTCGCGGCTAATCCACTGATCATGGTGCTACCGATTGGTATCGAAGACGAATTTACCGGTGTGGTTGATCTACTGACTCGTAAAGCTTACGTGTGGGATGATACTGGTGAAGCTGAAAATTATGAAATCACCGATATCCCAGCGGATATGCTTGATCTCGTAGAAGAGTACCGTGAAATGCTCATCGAAACTGCTCTTGAGCAGGACGATGACTTGCTAGAAGCATACATGGAAGGCGAAGAGCCATCTTTAGATGAAATAAAACGTTGTATCCGTAAGGGTACACGTACAATGGAAGTCTTCCCAACTTACTGTGGTAGTGCTTTCAAGAACAAAGGTATGCAGCTTCTGCTTGATGCTGTTGTTGATTACCTTCCTAACCCAGTTGAAGTTGATCCACAACCTCTAACTGATGAAGAAGGTGTTGAAAATGGCGAATTTGCCATTGTTGATGTCAATGCTCCATTAAAAGCACTTGCATTCAAAATCATGGATGACCGTTTCGGTGCGCTCACTTTCGTGCGTATTTATTCAGGTAGACTGAACAAAGGGGATACTATCCTTAACTCGTTCACAGGTAAAACTGAACGTGTTGGTCGCATGGTCGAAATGCAAGCAGATGAGCGTAACGAGTTAGATTCAGCTCAAGCTGGCGACATCATTGCTATCGTGGGGATGAAAAACGTACAAACAGGTCACACTTTATGTGATGTTAAGCATCCTTGTACGCTAGAAGCCATGGTCTTTCCTGAGCCCGTTATCTCGATTTCTGTTACACCAAAAGATAAAGGCGGCAGTGAAAAAATGGGGATCGCTATCGGTAAGATGATTGCTGAAGATCCATCATTCCGTGTAGAAACTGATATTGACTCAGGCGAAACCATCCTTAAAGGCATGGGTGAGCTTCACCTAGACATTAAGGTTGATATCCTTAAGCGTACTTACGGCGTTGACCTTATTGTCGGTGAGCCACAAGTTGCTTATCGTGAAACTATCACTAAAGAAATTGAAGACAGTTACACACATAAGAAACAGTCTGGTGGTTCTGGTCAATTTGGTAAAATTGACTATATCATCCGTCCTGGTGAGCAAAACACAGGTTTCACTTTCAGCTCTAAGGTTGTTGGTGGTAACGTTCCGAAGGAATTCTGGCCTGCAGTTGAGAAAGGTTTCGCATCATTAATGGACACAGGTCCTGTTGCTGGTTTCCCTGTATTAGATGTTGAACTTGTCCTTCTTGATGGTGCTTTCCACGCCGTTGATTCGTCAGCTATTGCGTTCGAAATCGCCGCTAAAGGTGCATTCCGTCAATCTATGCCTAAAGCCGGTGCACAACTTCTTGAACCAATCATGAATGTTGATGTATTCAGCCCAGATGACAACGTTGGTGATGTCATTGGTGATCTTAACCGTCGTCGAGGCATGATAAAAGACCAAAATGCAGGTGTAACAGGCGTTCGTATTAAAGCGGATGTCCCATTATCAGAAATGTTTGGTTACATCGGCTCACTGCGTACAATGACATCAGGTCGTGGTCAATTCTCTATGGAATTTGCTCACTACTCTCCGTGTCCAAACAGTGTTGCTGAAAAAGTCATCACACAAGTAAAAGAAAGAAAAGCGGCTGAAGCTAAGAAGTAA
- the crr gene encoding PTS glucose transporter subunit IIA, which yields MRLLSRMRRYISGQTNPRGGIEVFSPISGDIVPIEEVPDVVFAEKIVGDGLAIDPKGNQILAPIDGVIGKIFETNHAFSINSPQGLALFVHFGIGTVELRGNGFKRLAEEGQTVKKGEPILAFDLPYLKEHATSLLTPIVLANMEDITSINKSHGSVEAGKDVIFIVDL from the coding sequence ATGAGACTTTTAAGCCGAATGAGACGATACATATCAGGACAAACCAATCCAAGAGGAGGAATTGAAGTTTTTTCCCCCATATCTGGAGACATTGTGCCAATAGAGGAAGTACCAGATGTTGTTTTTGCTGAAAAAATAGTGGGTGATGGATTAGCCATTGATCCAAAAGGCAATCAAATTCTTGCCCCAATAGACGGTGTTATAGGTAAAATATTTGAAACGAATCATGCATTTAGCATTAATTCACCACAAGGGTTAGCACTCTTTGTCCATTTTGGCATAGGGACCGTAGAACTAAGAGGAAACGGCTTTAAACGGCTTGCAGAAGAAGGACAAACCGTCAAAAAAGGCGAGCCCATACTAGCATTCGATTTACCCTACCTTAAAGAACATGCAACGAGTTTGCTTACCCCTATCGTGCTGGCCAATATGGAAGATATTACATCGATTAATAAATCACATGGCAGCGTTGAAGCAGGTAAAGATGTCATTTTTATTGTCGATCTTTGA
- a CDS encoding (2Fe-2S)-binding protein translates to MNTVTVELILNGKKIGPIDVAQGTMMIQFLHEYLNLTGTKFGCGAGICHACVILEKTKTGHVTHRTCIKGVGAFNGMNLMTIEGHANIDVKTEALVLHPVQQAFIDHFSFQCGWCTSGFVNEAIGYYESLKQQPVVQSELRAALEHHLGTHVCRCTGYVKYYQAMENLILSQPELIR, encoded by the coding sequence ATGAACACAGTGACTGTCGAACTTATTTTAAATGGGAAGAAAATCGGACCTATTGACGTTGCCCAAGGTACCATGATGATTCAGTTTTTACATGAATATCTCAATTTAACGGGCACTAAGTTTGGTTGTGGCGCGGGAATATGTCATGCCTGTGTGATATTAGAGAAGACTAAAACGGGCCATGTGACCCACAGAACATGCATTAAGGGAGTAGGGGCATTTAATGGGATGAACTTAATGACTATAGAAGGCCATGCAAATATTGATGTGAAGACTGAAGCCCTTGTTTTACATCCTGTCCAACAAGCGTTTATTGATCACTTTTCATTTCAGTGTGGTTGGTGTACATCCGGTTTTGTCAATGAAGCTATCGGCTATTATGAGTCGCTTAAGCAGCAACCAGTTGTTCAATCTGAGCTGCGAGCTGCACTTGAACATCACTTAGGTACGCATGTGTGTCGCTGTACCGGTTATGTGAAATACTACCAAGCGATGGAAAATCTTATCCTCTCTCAACCTGAACTGATTAGATAA
- a CDS encoding cytochrome c, with product MKQWMGIGIFTGILAVGFIYLGSGQTAVINPELNNIKVSEAIKERGRQVAIEGDCVACHTGPNGAEFAGGLHFLSPFGDIYSTNITPDKTHGIGNYSREDFYRAVKFGYSINSGNLYPAMPYTSYRKLNDEDMNALWTYFQSVKPIEQANKDNDLIFPTNIRFTLGGWNQLFFDDSDFKKTVGKSDIWNQGKYFVEAAGHCGECHTPRNIGFAMKSNAALQGAIIEGWDAVDITAKQLKKRGWTHNELIRFFKEGESNLGSAFAGMYTAINHSLRHMKRENLSAISTYLLDEDQHSTMTITSQLTTEAANSPRFLTEDEKAQKGYQGYVSYCAGCHGLDGLGKPNAVVAINNNSVLTADSAYNAIAVILRGLPSKRQSLIQGTVAMNGFSSEISDLELTELVNFARVVWGGHSDSVIDVDEVKAIRKQLDESGYLKDSGPDKSHSGL from the coding sequence ATGAAACAATGGATGGGGATTGGGATTTTTACTGGGATATTAGCTGTGGGCTTTATTTATCTTGGTAGTGGTCAAACGGCAGTGATAAATCCTGAGTTAAATAATATTAAGGTGAGTGAGGCGATTAAAGAAAGAGGCCGCCAGGTAGCCATCGAAGGAGACTGTGTGGCTTGCCATACAGGGCCTAATGGTGCTGAATTTGCTGGTGGGTTGCACTTCTTATCACCATTTGGCGATATTTATTCAACTAATATAACCCCCGATAAGACTCATGGTATTGGCAATTATAGCCGTGAAGATTTTTACCGTGCGGTGAAGTTTGGCTACTCAATAAACTCAGGAAATTTATACCCTGCAATGCCTTACACTTCCTATCGAAAGCTCAATGATGAGGATATGAATGCATTATGGACATATTTTCAATCTGTAAAACCAATCGAACAGGCTAATAAGGATAATGATCTTATTTTTCCAACCAATATACGATTTACCTTAGGTGGTTGGAATCAATTGTTTTTTGATGATAGTGATTTTAAAAAGACAGTAGGTAAGAGTGATATTTGGAACCAAGGTAAGTATTTTGTTGAAGCAGCAGGGCATTGTGGTGAGTGTCATACTCCTAGAAATATAGGGTTTGCGATGAAATCAAATGCTGCATTACAAGGTGCGATTATCGAAGGGTGGGATGCGGTGGATATAACGGCTAAGCAATTAAAAAAACGAGGTTGGACACATAATGAACTGATTCGGTTTTTTAAAGAGGGAGAATCGAATTTAGGTTCAGCTTTTGCTGGCATGTACACGGCGATTAATCACAGTTTACGGCATATGAAACGAGAGAATTTGTCGGCTATATCGACTTATTTACTTGATGAAGATCAACACTCTACGATGACAATAACAAGCCAGCTAACCACTGAAGCAGCAAACAGTCCGCGTTTTTTGACTGAAGATGAAAAGGCACAAAAAGGGTATCAAGGTTATGTGAGTTATTGTGCTGGCTGCCATGGGCTAGATGGTCTAGGTAAACCCAATGCCGTTGTTGCCATTAATAATAATAGTGTATTGACCGCAGATTCAGCCTATAACGCCATTGCGGTTATTTTGCGAGGACTTCCAAGTAAACGCCAGAGCCTTATTCAAGGAACAGTAGCAATGAATGGGTTTAGTTCTGAAATATCTGATCTAGAATTAACCGAGTTGGTCAATTTTGCTAGAGTGGTATGGGGAGGGCATAGCGATTCTGTTATCGACGTTGATGAGGTAAAGGCCATCCGTAAACAGTTAGATGAATCAGGGTATTTGAAGGACTCTGGACCGGATAAGAGTCATTCAGGGCTTTGA
- a CDS encoding xanthine dehydrogenase family protein molybdopterin-binding subunit has translation MKHIKQTRRDFLKSVVIAGVSVYFAPLAGAASREQDYLYKPQAPWADGSKAKFRMDAIQKVTGQKVFARDFRAKDFPHWPDSQWHGYIVCATDTDHLFEDIDLSFLAKHPTKVIMADDLASHHITLPTYHGDEMLLAKGKVAHFIGHPVAMLLFDSFDDFNAAKSRLDFNATLVKYGAKVTPFERDPYAAWRVIRIAQDRTEGRDAFSVFQDGLFFPAYQLRQPKWPTEQNIAGTLSERGMYYADRINKEMADPSAHVIDTDFQTQIVDPMMLEPEAANVWYDQQKHTLHGAITCQDPTDFSDMAVHLLKASTQAKAVESVVLYSGFVGGAFGAKDHSVFPFYALAASLFCDGNPIRIANDRYQQFQQGLKRHPFNIHNRLSINKETLKIEALTSQCHVDGGGRENFSASVASAGMSAMQGVFYIPQSDLQATAYHSRNVTSGSMRGYGSAQCMPIIDLMIGQAAHELNVDPFELRRQNLLRTGDLNTQGAEIDGEIRYQELLDKAELHPIWQNRAVNKREFEANHPNKSFGVGYSLLAKNYGTGNVGPNAAVNLTAKGEIVLEIEYMEMGSGAQTSQGLLTHEFFGHAAGRVDIAVTETWAALQLFETDNPYTISQEKQDKMSTDPRWTLIKLMASSASDSATFQTEATKGACAVVYRYGILPAARKLWGMSLDSDLALAKWEAGKLTLMGQKPLDLHSLAKTAHDHGFVTGSVAHTVNRWAWTQAEFTIEGDTQIHSLDAIAVRYGEGASAAKKQSMDSLGYHLIERNWVKYPSTQFNNAMVTYYAPCDCLIELAVDRHTGEVDILRTHSVLDAGPVISTPIVEGQIQGGLVMGLGHVLHEYLPPFEAGAGSGTWNLHRYRVPCSKDVNVWQMGCEILPPSQATDRPKGIAEVVMLPVISAVQDAIFNAIGERFTQTPITAAQIKTRLKP, from the coding sequence ATGAAACATATTAAGCAGACCCGTCGAGACTTCCTTAAATCTGTGGTGATTGCTGGTGTCAGTGTGTATTTTGCTCCCCTTGCTGGTGCCGCGAGTCGTGAGCAAGACTACCTGTATAAACCTCAGGCCCCATGGGCTGATGGCAGTAAGGCTAAATTTCGCATGGATGCGATTCAAAAGGTGACTGGTCAGAAGGTATTTGCGCGTGATTTTAGAGCGAAAGACTTTCCCCATTGGCCTGATAGTCAATGGCATGGTTACATTGTGTGTGCGACCGATACCGATCATCTATTTGAAGATATCGATCTGTCTTTTCTCGCAAAACATCCCACGAAAGTGATCATGGCCGATGATCTAGCCAGTCATCATATTACATTGCCTACATATCATGGTGATGAAATGTTATTGGCTAAAGGCAAGGTTGCTCATTTTATTGGTCATCCAGTTGCCATGTTATTATTTGATTCTTTTGATGATTTTAACGCAGCTAAATCACGCTTAGATTTTAATGCCACCTTGGTAAAGTATGGGGCTAAGGTGACGCCTTTTGAACGAGATCCCTATGCAGCATGGCGAGTGATTCGCATCGCACAAGATAGAACGGAGGGACGAGATGCATTTTCTGTTTTTCAAGATGGATTATTCTTCCCTGCTTATCAATTAAGACAGCCCAAATGGCCTACTGAGCAAAACATAGCTGGAACATTAAGTGAGCGAGGAATGTATTATGCCGACCGTATCAATAAAGAGATGGCAGATCCCAGTGCTCATGTGATTGACACTGATTTTCAAACTCAGATAGTTGACCCTATGATGTTAGAGCCTGAAGCGGCTAACGTTTGGTATGATCAACAAAAGCATACCTTACACGGTGCGATCACTTGTCAAGATCCAACGGATTTTTCTGACATGGCGGTGCATTTATTAAAAGCATCGACTCAAGCTAAAGCAGTGGAGAGTGTGGTGCTTTATTCAGGTTTTGTCGGTGGAGCTTTTGGTGCGAAAGATCACTCGGTATTTCCATTTTACGCACTGGCTGCCAGCTTATTTTGTGACGGTAATCCGATCCGTATTGCCAATGACAGGTATCAGCAATTTCAACAAGGTCTGAAACGTCATCCATTTAACATCCATAATCGATTGTCGATCAACAAAGAAACCTTGAAAATTGAAGCGCTGACTTCACAGTGTCATGTCGATGGGGGCGGAAGAGAAAATTTCTCTGCAAGTGTCGCCTCTGCAGGTATGTCGGCGATGCAAGGGGTTTTTTATATTCCACAAAGCGATTTGCAAGCAACGGCTTACCATTCTCGTAATGTGACTTCAGGTTCTATGCGAGGTTACGGCTCAGCCCAATGCATGCCAATTATCGACTTGATGATAGGGCAAGCAGCCCATGAATTGAATGTAGATCCCTTTGAATTGCGACGTCAGAATTTATTACGTACAGGCGATTTGAATACTCAAGGTGCCGAAATTGATGGTGAGATCCGGTATCAGGAATTGCTGGATAAAGCGGAGTTGCACCCTATTTGGCAAAACAGAGCAGTAAATAAGCGAGAATTTGAAGCCAATCACCCGAATAAGTCGTTTGGTGTTGGGTATTCTTTACTGGCTAAAAATTATGGTACAGGTAATGTGGGTCCCAATGCCGCTGTTAATCTGACTGCAAAAGGTGAAATTGTCCTTGAAATTGAATACATGGAAATGGGCTCTGGGGCGCAAACGAGTCAAGGTTTATTGACCCATGAATTTTTTGGTCATGCGGCGGGCAGAGTTGACATTGCAGTAACTGAAACTTGGGCAGCGTTACAGCTGTTTGAGACAGACAATCCCTATACGATTAGCCAAGAAAAGCAAGATAAAATGTCCACAGATCCACGTTGGACATTGATAAAGCTAATGGCAAGCAGTGCATCTGATTCGGCCACTTTTCAAACTGAGGCGACAAAAGGCGCCTGTGCTGTGGTCTATCGTTATGGCATTTTACCTGCAGCACGCAAGCTCTGGGGCATGTCACTGGATAGCGATCTTGCTTTGGCTAAATGGGAGGCGGGTAAATTGACGTTGATGGGTCAAAAGCCATTGGATTTACACAGTTTGGCCAAGACGGCTCACGACCATGGTTTTGTGACAGGAAGCGTTGCCCATACTGTTAACCGTTGGGCTTGGACGCAAGCTGAATTTACCATTGAGGGGGATACACAGATTCACTCACTTGATGCGATTGCCGTGCGTTATGGTGAGGGGGCCAGTGCAGCGAAAAAGCAGTCTATGGATAGTTTAGGTTACCATTTGATTGAACGAAATTGGGTGAAATACCCCAGTACGCAATTTAATAATGCCATGGTGACTTATTATGCCCCTTGCGACTGCTTAATTGAACTGGCAGTGGATCGCCATACTGGTGAAGTGGACATATTGCGAACACACAGTGTACTTGATGCGGGGCCGGTGATTTCAACCCCTATTGTAGAGGGTCAGATCCAGGGCGGCTTAGTCATGGGCTTAGGGCATGTGTTACACGAATATTTACCGCCATTTGAAGCCGGAGCAGGTAGCGGTACTTGGAATCTACATCGCTATCGAGTGCCGTGCTCAAAAGATGTCAATGTGTGGCAGATGGGGTGTGAAATTCTCCCTCCCAGTCAAGCGACGGATAGACCTAAAGGCATCGCTGAAGTGGTGATGTTACCGGTTATTTCTGCAGTTCAAGATGCTATATTTAATGCGATTGGCGAACGATTCACTCAAACTCCGATCACCGCGGCGCAAATTAAGACGAGGTTGAAGCCATGA